GCGGGGTCCCCGTGTCCGGTGCGGGGTGGATGTGGGGTCGCCTTCTCctctgtggggtgggggtgagGTCCCCCAAACTTTTCCTCTCCCGTGGGGCGGGGATGGGGTCCCCCCTCGTCCCGTGGGGCGGGGATGGGGTCTCAGCTCCCCCGTGGGGCGGGGGTCCCCCGTCCCCGACCGCCCTGTGCCCCCCGTGCAGCGTCATCATCCCCGAGAAGCTGGACGGGTTCATCAACAAGTACGCCGAGTACACGCACGAGAAGTGGGCGTTCGACAAGGTGGGACCCCCGGGNCCCTCAGCTTCGTGTCCCAATGGGTGTCCCCATGCTGGGTGACATCTGGTGACCCTCAGCTTGGTGTCCCAgtgggtgtccccatggtggGTGACACCTGGTGGCCCTCAGCTTGGTGTCCCagtggtgtccccatggtggGTGACACCTGGTGGCCCTCAGCTTGGTGTCCCAATGGGTGTCCCCGTGGTGGGTGACACCTGGTGGCCCTCAACTTGGTGTCCCAGTGGGTGTCCCAatgggtgtccccatggtggGTGACACCTGGTGGCCCTCAGCTTGGTGTCCCAATGGGTGTCCCCGTGGTGGGTGACATCTGGTGGCCCTCAACTTGATGTCCTAATGGGTGTCCCCGTGGTGGGTGTCCCCATAGTGGGTGGCATCTGGTGGCCCTCAGcttggtgtccccatgggtgtccccatggtggGGTGACGCCTGGTGGCCCTCAGCTTGGTGTCCCAgtgggtgtccccatggtggGTGACTTCTGGTGGCCCCACACGTGATGTCCCATGGGTCTGGTGACTCCGGGTGTCCCCTCCCCACGCCGCAGGTTCGGGGCGGAGGAGACTCACGAGGAGAACCGCGTCCACCTGGGCAACGCCATCATGTCCTTCTACGCCGCCCTCATCGATCTGCTGGGCCGCTGCGCCCCCGAAATGCACGTGAGGATGCGCGGGGACGCGGGGACGCGTGGGGCGCGCGGTGCggcagccccatccccactGCCCCCCGCCTCCCGCCCCACAGCTGATCCAGGCTGGGAAGGGCGAAGCGCTGCGGATCCGCGCCATCCTGCGCTCCCTGGTGCCGCTGGACGACCTGGTGGGCGTCATCAGCCTTCCCCTACAGATCCCGGCCTTTGGGAAAGGTGTGGGGCGCTGCGGGGTGGGCCGcggggcgctatggggcgggCGATGGGGCGGGCGATGGGGCGGGCGATGGGGCGGGCATCGTCAGCCTTCCCCTGCAGATCCCGGTGTTTGGGAAAGGCGCGGTGGGGTTTGGGCTCCACGGCGTCCCCTGGGGCTCCGTGGGGCGCcgtggggtgctatggggcgccgtggggtgctatggggcgcCGTGGGGTGTCCCGCAGACGGGAACGTGGTGCAGCCCCGCATGGCCGCCAGTTTCGTGCCGGACCACAAGGCGCCCATGGTGCTGTTCCTGGACCGCGTCTACGGCATCGAGACGCAGCAGTTCCTGCTGCACGTGCTGGAGGTCGGCTTCCTGCCCGACATGCGCGCCGCCGCCTCGCTCGACACG
This DNA window, taken from Numida meleagris isolate 19003 breed g44 Domestic line unplaced genomic scaffold, NumMel1.0 unplaced_Scaffold977, whole genome shotgun sequence, encodes the following:
- the LOC110392099 gene encoding ryanodine receptor 1-like, encoding MGLVTPGVPSPRRRFGAEETHEENRVHLGNAIMSFYAALIDLLGRCAPEMHLIQAGKGEALRIRAILRSLVPLDDLVGVISLPLQIPAFGKDGNVVQPRMAASFVPDHKAPMVLFLDRVYGIETQQFLLHVLEVGFLPDMRAAASLDTVRTGSVGRLWGGCGVPLSRWMGGG